One genomic segment of Sminthopsis crassicaudata isolate SCR6 chromosome 4, ASM4859323v1, whole genome shotgun sequence includes these proteins:
- the MXRA7 gene encoding matrix-remodeling-associated protein 7 isoform X2 produces the protein MEAPAELLATLPFFGTALALLLASLWFWRSRAYALRNSEAPAPPKQAWPSAGAEETQTLGEAPYELEESRAGAGKKEEEPEEEEEEEEEEEEKKGRPNEEPNSESKKMSLLAKQEEDEEEAFSFKYSPGKLRGNQYKKMLTKEELEEEQRIELTSDFTCL, from the exons ATGGAGGCGCCGGCTGAGCTGCTGGCCACGCTGCCGTTCTTTGGAACTGCATTGGCTCTTTTGCTTGCCTCTTTGTGGTTCTGGCGGAGCCGAGCCTATGCGCTCAGGAACTCCGAGGCTCCTGCTCCCCCAAAGCAGGCCTGGCCCTCCGCGGGCGCAGAGGAGACACAAACACTCGGAGAAGCACCGTATGAGCTAGAGGAATCTCGGGCGGGggcaggaaaaaaagaggaggagccggaggaggaggaggaggaggaagaagaggaggaggagaagaaagggagaccG AATGAAGAGCCAAACTCTGAAAGTAAGAAGATGTCACTACTAGCTAAACAAGAAGAAGATG AAGAGGAGgcattttcctttaaatatagcCCTGGGAAACTGAGAGGGAACCAATATAAGAAAATGCTGACTAAAGAAGAATTGGAGGAAGAACAAAG